AAGCAACAATTATGTTCCCGTACGGCAATTACCTGCAGAAGCAGCCCAACTCCAAGAGCCAGTTGTGATAAAACAGGAACCCGGTATTCAGCAACCTATGCAACCACCACCTTACAGTTTGCATGTGAAAAAGGAACAAAATGCCACTCTTACAAGTCAACAAGTCGTCAACATCGGCAGTAATGAACATTCCTCCAATTCTCTAAAGCAAGCAGCAAAGAGATCTGCCACTACTCATTACAAAGGCCCAAACAAGAAAAGTAAATCCATTGTAAAAGGTACTGAAGAATATATGTTAAAGCGTGAAAGGAACAATGTAGCTGTTCGTCGCAGTCGCGACAAGGCAAAAATGAAGGCGATTGAAACCCAAAAGAAGGTTGAAGAGCTTTCAACGGAAAATGAGCAGTTACATAAAAGAGTGGCTGAGCTTTCGCATGAACTTAATACCcttaaaaatcttttgaaatcacTGCCCCATGTTAGTGcctaaaagtttgtttgttaaagagacttatataatatatatttaataGAATATGTTTTAGTCACTAAGTTCCATTCTGTTCCACATTTTAACTGCTACTTAACTTGAAATTTTCACTTTATTTTTTGCGTGGTTGACATTATAACATTGCATTTTAACACAATCAAGTTTTTAATGCATTGCTTACATGAATTTTATTATTACGTATTCATTGAGTTAGTAGCATTTAATGCATTGGTTTGTAAAATAGAATGAAAACCCAACTGTTAATATTATTTATACAGTAACAATTCCATGTATCAATATTGtgtacaaaatatataaatatggTCAAAACTTAAATTGGTATGAGGCATGTTTTATGCAAAGTCGGTGCCTATTTTTCCTTCGGTAAAACTGCTGACTGATAGATTTGTTATTGTTGATGTGAGGAGGCTTGGAAAACAAGACCCGACCATGTTGGTGTTACTTTCTAGTATTGCATGTGCGCATGGTTTGGGTTACTGCATATGAGTcataattaacaaaattaatcaGCTGTATAAACCGTTCATTCGTAAAGCATTTCATGCTAattacttcatttttattgctcTGTTCCTTTACAATCTTTGAatataaaaatgaaagaaaactcCAAGGGCTGCTGTGTTATACACGATTTACTGAAAAGCCGGTTGAGTAATACTAGCTGTAGGCATAAATTATAGTCTATAATGTTAAATTGATATGTAAGTGTGACTGTGTGTAAAGCAGTGTTTATGTGGAAGAAACTGCATTTTGTGTTAGTCCAGTGGGCAACAAACAAGTGCAGTGtacttaattaattattaaccaaAGGAGGAACTATATGAAGCCTCCCAAACAACAGGGTCAAAGTCCGCATGAATTGTTGATGCTTTAAATACTTTGACAAGCCAAATTATGACCTCAATGCAGCTTTCTGATAATTATTTTGATGCAGCAGAAATCCCCTAACATAATTTCCCTTatcttttgtattttttatggaGGCCTTTtccaaaacaacttttaatcaAAAAGACATAAAAACAATAGAAATACACAGTGAACAATGGAAAATGCAATTGAACAGAATGTGAAACATGGTAAGCATACATGCTGATACTAAACAGTAAAAACGCTTTAAAACAGGCCTCCATGGGCAATGTCAACCACAAATTTCAAACATGAGCAACCTCCTCAGCGACAAAACTTCTTTGTACTGATATGCTGAACCTTCCGTACACAAAGCACACTACTGGGCCGATGGTTTTACCAATTAATGATGTTGAATTTATATCCTGTAAAACAGATTCCCATACATTGGGTTCTGAATGCCTTCTTCCCATACTGAAATAGCTTACTTAAAATGGACTTTGAATTAATATTTAGCTATACTACTAAACACCGATAGCTAAacaaactttatatttttgttacaagtTGGTCTCTGGGAATAGTGCACTGTGACCAACCACAGTGCTAAGTAATACATTTGGTAGGCTAATGTTTCTATAGAACTTACTTGAACAGATTGAAAATTTAGCATTTCCACCACCGTGCTGTAGAGAACCTAGACATGAAAATGTGTATATGAAATATAGAATAATATAAATGTAATAAAGCCAAGAAAGTTTTTGATGATCAAGATTAGAAGAGTGTTGCAAGTAAGGAATAACTTtatcacaacaaaaacatcCTCAATATGTCACCTTAAGCTTTACTCTGTACTGCATTTGTACAATTACAAGAATGTTCAAGAATTCACCTTGAATAGTACCGTTTTGTCCCACACAATCATGGAGCCTGtaatacagaaatattttacgaaagtaaaaataattaatgttttaaccaagcatttaaaaaataagccGGCTTATATTAGCCAAATAAACAGGAAATAGTTGTGCTAAATAAAAGGGTTGATCGTGACAAATCAGCGTTAATTCATCTCCTTATAAGAGCAAAAAAAGCTGTAAGAGCGCATgacaaatgtaaaaaagtgATGACAATTTTGCACGTGCAAAATAGTTCACACCAGGAAGTAGGTAGAGACGGCAGCCATGCTATCATATTCCAAATAGCAAGCGTGATGCCTTAAAACAATGAATGCACTCACATGATCGCTTGTATGTTTCTGGTTGAGCGTGACTGTACGTCATCTGTACTTTGTGGCAAAATGCTACATATGACACCTGCAAAAATGCCTATCTAATTTATTCTGCATGGTGCAATGATCTCAATTGACTCTGGCACAATTTGCAAGACAACAATTTACTTTGAAGACAATTACTATTTAACATCTCAACAAAACAGGATATAGCAATCAATGCTAGGTACAATTTCAAGAATGGTTTGATTTACTTATATTTAGTGTATCAAAGTTCGTATaccaatgtaaaatgacacattaacatttaatgaaaatatatGCAAATTGTATAGTATAATTCCATATATAATAAACGCTATTGGGTTGTAAGCATACCTTCCAGTTTCACAAAGGAACCTGGCTCTGATTTTTCATTAATAAATGGGACAAAAGGAAACTTCATATCCCTTAATGCTTCCACTGACTCGGCGTTTATTCTGGGCAAACGACCGCTCCAAGAAAATCTTGTTGATTTGCCAATATTAACCACATGACTGTATGCATCCAGAAGGAGACAGCCATCTGAAAAACAAGATGACATGTTGTCGCACAATGTTATAAGggtatttttgtaaacaaacgTTAGCTTCCAACAAACAAGATGTACAGTGTGTGACTGTGATGTCATCGTCAAAGGTAGCATGCCTATACTGCATTAAGTAatctttaacaaaattgttgtattgaaaatgtttttcacaaacCTGACGAAAACTGTAAGTCCCTTATTACAATTACGTCACCATGATCGACGTGCAAGGTAAAAATATTGCAGATTTCAATCCCAAAAATTTTGTCAGATGTTTCATCAGCAACATAAAACATTGGCATGTTTAAACGTACTGCATCACTCTCTGACTGCTCAGGGCAAGGGTAGTGCTTGTGAAGTATTTTACACACTATGTTCCATCTAtcaatataatttaatttcacTGTGTAAAAAAGCTGGAAACAAAGTTATTCGAAGATTACTAGTACACTAATCTAAGCACAAGAAAGccataaattaaatgaaaatttaatgagtataacagtttatactgtataaaatTAATCCAAAGAAAATAATAGTAAATATTGTGTAAAATAGAAAGCGGATTGTTTAACtatattgaaacattttgtgttAAAGAATGGGAAGCACACATAACAGCAATAGCAATGTAAGAGGGTAATGCCGGGTGTAACAAAACTACCTTTCacaaacaatttcaccaaaatatGGTAAGGTTGGTAAGTATAGTTTTCAAGTGTGAGGAACTGAACAGTTCCTGAAACCCTCGTCTTTTTTGCAGACATACAAACAACTACCTATGTCAGTTACCTTGTTGAAGGAAGTGAAAGTTCACCCAGCTGTTCAAAGTTAGACAACTTGCACCACTTTGTGGCTTGATAAAGAACATCATTCAATATTGAGCCATCGATGTCAGGCCTATTTAGTTCGCTGCATTTGGGAAACTTGCGGATGTTTTTTTGCGCCAAATCATGTGATGTTTCAGTTGGAATCATACATGTAGTCACTTCCCTCCTTGCTAATAGTTTATAGCAAAAACTCGGTGGTTGCAATCGTGAACCTTGTGAGCTTCCTGAACCCTGTACTCAACAAAGACAAACATCAATTGAATCTATACTGCACAGGCTTTTACAGCACAAAACATAAGGCACTCAGTTAAATTATTGTCAATATTCAAACGCTAAGAGAAAACTGTAATACAAACAATTAAACTTGCTCAATACTTGATAACAAAATACCAAGTTTTTCTGAAACTTTGAATAAGAAAACAATGCAACATTAATGCACATTCAAAGCAATTTCTGCTAAATTTCATTTCCCATATTAATGTTATGTTCTGATAATAACTGAAATAAGCAGATAGTATGTGATATTTTCATCTGCATTTGTCTCTAACTAGGGAAATTTTTACATGTAACATGGCACACTAAGGCCAACTTTGTGTCTTAGTATCAGTTATAACAGTCAAGGTTACCAGAATACTCACGGCTGCTTCTTGGCTCTGACTTTGGCTGTTTTGAACCTGAAGCAAGCCAAATCCTGATGGATTCCAGATGTAATCAATCAAGTTGAACAGCGCAGGTAATCTATTACAATTCTTTATTCATAGAAACCTTATTATTTGCACTACCAACAGCAACAAATTTACAATATGCATTTTatgatgaaaaaattaaaaaaccgTCATGTTTTAGTCAATATTTGCATGTTTCATAAGAGAAACTGCTTTTAAACTGGACTTTGTACTGGGattgcttaaaaatatttggtaCTACTGAACAACTTATTTAAAAACGTGCAAGCACTTACTGAACTCTATTCATTCTTCCCTTAAGATAAAGCTTGCTAAAATAGACACGCTGCCCCTCACCATATTTGATTAAGTGTACCCAGGAATCACTGGAACACAGAGCTGCATCCagcacaatttcaaaaaatattccaaaagCATCTTCgcataaaaaagttttcctAAAAATAAAGCATGGAAAGTTgatggaaaatttgtttaaacagGTAGTGGTATAATTTGTCAGAAATAACAATCCTTATAGTCTGCAGAGTTGGTCGCTTAAATGAGTATTATGGTTAATCAATACAACGTTTTATAAACTAAAGTTATGCAAGTTGTACAAGCAGTTTGATGATGTATGATATGTTTCAACAACAAGTATACTTCACAGCATCGCCATGCCATAAGGTGCGGTAAATTCTTTGAATCGTCGCCGCTAAGCATACTCCTTCTGCACATTGTTGACTCTCTAGTGCCTCCAAGAGGCTTTCACAAGGATGAAAAGGAGCCTCTTTGAGTTGAGCTGTTGAGTTATGCTGTTCCACATATACCTAgcaagtaaaaaaataatttttccacCAATTGTCAATGGTTGAGTAACTTgtatttacataaaacaaagaaataaattatatCAAAACAACAACTAGATGCCAccaacaaaatatatacatagtatataaacataaaaacaaaatcggTTCATTAATTACAACTCATTGATTAATCATTGAAATGTCATACAACCTTTGcttctaaaatatttattaaatttaaagtaGCTGTACAAAGATTAACCTCTGAATCGTTTCTTCTAGTAAAGGATGTAGTTAGATCTGAGGTTTCAACTTCTAAGTGGTAAATGCACATAAGAACTGGGAAATCATGTTGTTCAACTTTCATTTCCTTCCTTGTGTACGCAGTACAATAATTAATACAGTATAACCCCGGTAAGCTGGCCATCCACAGGGCGGTTGGGACCAGTGTCAAATGGTTGTGTTAGTGAAACAGAATACTATACATTGCAATAGAATAAAAAGCTATTCCGGACCGCAAGTAAGTGGTCGTGATACTGAGGTGATCGTTAACTGGGGTTCTACTAGATTATCTTTGTAAAATGTGTAAAACAGTAAGTTAAATGATAGTTTGTACTTTAATGCTAAAGGTGTGTAATGTCTCATGAAaaggttttttaaaattttctaaatcCTTTTTTTACTGTGGTGCATAACAACTAAGATGACAAAACGGAAATGGTGTAGCAAAAATAACATATGATAGTAGTTCTCTGTAAACATCATCAATATCAGTACATTGAAGATTTATATTAATCTGTTGGCCACCGGTATTTTATTTCACCAACATGTTTTACTATTCTTAAATCCTGAAAACATAGAAACATACCAAGGTGGGTAAATGGTAAACACTGATGTAAGATTTAGATTATTTGCAATCACATCATCATGACGAAAAAGTAGAGTATAGAAGCTGTTTGCAGTATTTCCTTTCTTAAACGCTGGTAACACCTGCAAACAATATTACAAGTTTAGTTTTAAcaattaaatcatttttatatCAGGAGAAAAATCTTAGGTTTGATCAATTGTTTTAAAGCTTTTactaaaaacattaaaaataataattagacAGCAATGCCACAAACATTACTTTATCTGCCATTGAAGATGAATTTCATGAAAACCTGAACTTTTACAATACCATTATATTCCATGAAAAGGGttataaaatcataaaactaATTACGTAGGTAGGAATTGCGGCCCCATAAGCACCAAACCACTCACTTTACATTCCATTATATGAAGTATCCCTTCTTTATGATGAGAGACTATCTTCAAAGTTAAACCACTTTGTGGACCTTTGATGGAAtagaaaacttaaaaaatgaaCGGGAAGTAAAAGAAAGTTTATATCGTTATAACACCTTGGTTGTCAGTTTGATTTGTCTCCTTCAACTGGtgttgaaacaaaacttttcttgtttgttcCTGTTTTAAAACTCTTTGTAGCTGTTCTGCAAGCCCATCTCTGATAACATTAAAAACTGCATCAAATTTGTCcagtaaaatttaattatctAGCAACTAGTTAAGAGTATTTAAAGTGCTTGTCCATAAACATAACATGTCCATATGTCGatacaaaaagttaatttaattaattgcaacttaattaaaactgtTTACAATTGTACCATTGATTAGAAACATtactttataaactttttcttttttgcggAGTCATAGGGTTGTGTGTGGTCCATGCTTGATTTCACACTACTTCTATCAGTCTTTTTCTCATCTAGTCTTCCAACTAGAGATTCAATCCAGCTCGAACCTTTATTGTTTGATGACGATGTTTCTTTAGTATCCTTGGGAGACAATTCTTGGACAGATGTGTTGCTTTCATTTTCCAACGCAGAAATGTTACAGCTTTCCTCACCATCAAGTTCAATTTCCTGACAATAAACAACAAGTTGATAAAAACTATATAACTGATATCTACACAATGATACAGAATAAAAGCGATTAAACAACATGTGGCGTAAAAGTCTATCAAATTGTtaatataaaaacaacaaagagtCAATCCAAATACAAATTTACCACAACCTTTTCAAACTCACAATTAACTAACTGTTTTAATACTTGCTTTTTCTGAAGCTTGAGTGGTGGAATCTTCAATAGTGTTGCCGGTTAAAGTGCAATTTTCCGATACATCAAGCTGGCTCTCTATCAAGTCTTCCAGGTTTTCATCTGCGTCACTATCTGgctataaacaaacaaaatagttATGTAACTATAGCTAATAGTAGAGGGATTGCTGGAGTGAAACTAAACATAAGAAAACACCAAAACTATATAATTTCTAAATATTAGTAAATCTACTACATCCTTTGCTCGCTACTTCTCAATTGCAATAAGCTGTACCAGTGGCACAGCTAATGGAGTGTGATCATAACCCGAATTCTCTACATTGCTATTTTCATTGGCATGTAGGGATAAGTAACTTGCACCGGCAAACGAATCAAGTGGGATACCTTGTgatatacacaaaaatattttttatcataCATACGGCTGTAACAAAGccttatttaaacttttaataataatgttaAATTACACTTGCAGTATAAAAAACCAGCAGAtgcacaaaatgaaaatattagtCACCAGGTGTTATTGGACTGATCGGCAATAACGATGGTTTTCTGGATCTTTTCTGCACTGTTGAAAAGCGTCTTTGAGAAAGTATTGGACTACCTGCAACAATTGTGGTCCCAGTCTCAATATAAACAAGTGCTAATACTGCAATAAAACTACTACTTTCAATTGATTTGCGGATTTGGTTAGACAtatattgcaaattgtttGCATTAACCTACTGTCGTAAATGCTGCCAAGTATCAAGGTGGTAACGGATTATTTAATTagaaacaaacttttcataaTTGTTGGTGAAGTAACCTTCAACCACTTTGCCTTTACCTTCCCACATTACTTTACGATACTTACAATTACTTTACTATCTATTCAATTTCACGCTCTGATAACCAATTCATCATCATTAAACTGAATGattcaattaatttttacgGCAAACAACtgcaaaaacttaaaacattgctttaatttcaaatttctgtttCCTCTTCTACTAACCTCTCATGCAAGGAATTTACCTGAGGGTGTGCTTTTAACAATACTACCAGATGAGTCGATAGATTTTCTTCTGGATCCATTTAACACAGGACTAGCTATTACGCCTGAAACATAgcatataaatatataatatttgatatattaatattttaaaaacagtaTATGTATGTTGGTATCATATtgaagaaagtctttgcacgacctAAACTGATTTTTCATCGCGTAAGC
The Clavelina lepadiformis chromosome 4, kaClaLepa1.1, whole genome shotgun sequence DNA segment above includes these coding regions:
- the LOC143451419 gene encoding uncharacterized protein LOC143451419 isoform X1, which produces MRKRFPNKDWEKCCENFSDLIKTSNTPPRKKTKKSATKDKFLTLAVAPFSQDGSIQWSSSDDEALYRLDHEGLPEFESFGVIASPVLNGSRRKSIDSSGSIVKSTPSGSPILSQRRFSTVQKRSRKPSLLPISPITPGIPLDSFAGASYLSLHANENSNVENSGYDHTPLAVPLPDSDADENLEDLIESQLDVSENCTLTGNTIEDSTTQASEKEIELDGEESCNISALENESNTSVQELSPKDTKETSSSNNKGSSWIESLVGRLDEKKTDRSSVKSSMDHTQPYDSAKKKKFIKDGLAEQLQRVLKQEQTRKVLFQHQLKETNQTDNQGPQSGLTLKIVSHHKEGILHIMECKVLPAFKKGNTANSFYTLLFRHDDVIANNLNLTSVFTIYPPWKEMKVEQHDFPVLMCIYHLEVETSDLTTSFTRRNDSEVYVEQHNSTAQLKEAPFHPCESLLEALESQQCAEGVCLAATIQRIYRTLWHGDAVKKTFLCEDAFGIFFEIVLDAALCSSDSWVHLIKYGEGQRVYFSKLYLKGRMNRVQLPALFNLIDYIWNPSGFGLLQVQNSQSQSQEAAGSGSSQGSRLQPPSFCYKLLARREVTTCMIPTETSHDLAQKNIRKFPKCSELNRPDIDGSILNDVLYQATKWCKLSNFEQLGELSLPSTRWNIVCKILHKHYPCPEQSESDAVRLNMPMFYVADETSDKIFGIEICNIFTLHVDHGDVIVIRDLQFSSDGCLLLDAYSHVVNIGKSTRFSWSGRLPRINAESVEALRDMKFPFVPFINEKSEPGSFVKLEGVICSILPQSTDDVQSRSTRNIQAIMLHDCVGQNGTIQGEFLNILVIVQMQYRVKLKVLYSTVVEMLNFQSVQDINSTSLIGKTIGPVVCFVYGRFSISVQRSFVAEEVAHV
- the LOC143451419 gene encoding uncharacterized protein LOC143451419 isoform X2 translates to MRKRFPNKDWEKCCENFSDLIKTSNTPPRKKTKKSATKDKFLTLAVAPFSQDGSIQWSSSDDEALYRLDHEGLPEFESFGVIASPVLNGSRRKSIDSSGSIVKSTPSGSPILSQRRFSTVQKRSRKPSLLPISPITPGIPLDSFAGASYLSLHANENSNVENSGYDHTPLAVPLPDSDADENLEDLIESQLDVSENCTLTGNTIEDSTTQASEKEIELDGEESCNISALENESNTSVQELSPKDTKETSSSNNKGSSWIESLVGRLDEKKTDRSSVKSSMDHTQPYDSAKKKKFIKDGLAEQLQRVLKQEQTRKVLFQHQLKETNQTDNQGPQSGLTLKIVSHHKEGILHIMECKVLPAFKKGNTANSFYTLLFRHDDVIANNLNLTSVFTIYPPWKEMKVEQHDFPVLMCIYHLEVETSDLTTSFTRRNDSEVYVEQHNSTAQLKEAPFHPCESLLEALESQQCAEGVCLAATIQRIYRTLWHGDAVKKTFLCEDAFGIFFEIVLDAALCSSDSWVHLIKYGEGQRVYFSKLYLKGRMNRVQLPALFNLIDYIWNPSGFGLLQVQNSQSQSQEAAGSGSSQGSRLQPPSFCYKLLARREVTTCMIPTETSHDLAQKNIRKFPKCSELNRPDIDGSILNDVLYQATKWCKLSNFEQLGELSLPSTRWNIVCKILHKHYPCPEQSESDAVRLNMPMFYVADETSDKIFGIEICNIFTLHVDHGDVIVIRDLQFSSDGCLLLDAYSHVVNIGKSTRFSWSGRLPRINAESVEALRDMKFPFVPFINEKSEPGSFVKLEGVICSILPQSTDDVQSRSTRNIQAIMLHDCVGQNGTIQGSLQHGGGNAKFSICSRYKFNIINW
- the LOC143451420 gene encoding CCAAT/enhancer-binding protein epsilon-like, whose translation is MAFDPNLNRGGACKIPMSNTSCTELSDLCQNDESLDFSQYISNSGNLELCSDELFQNIFSPESPSTKVVKGEELDQFDSEVESWYCASEPTSACASACSSAAPSPVPFNYYNTPPVTPQSDRYRSISPSTLQFDGLNNTMAGRFAPIREEDPSNNYVPVRQLPAEAAQLQEPVVIKQEPGIQQPMQPPPYSLHVKKEQNATLTSQQVVNIGSNEHSSNSLKQAAKRSATTHYKGPNKKSKSIVKGTEEYMLKRERNNVAVRRSRDKAKMKAIETQKKVEELSTENEQLHKRVAELSHELNTLKNLLKSLPHVSA